One segment of Prionailurus bengalensis isolate Pbe53 chromosome D4, Fcat_Pben_1.1_paternal_pri, whole genome shotgun sequence DNA contains the following:
- the LOC122474492 gene encoding notch-regulated ankyrin repeat-containing protein: MSQAELSTCSAPQTQRIFQEAVRKGNTQELQSLLQNMTNCEFNVNSFGPEGQTALHQSVIDGNLELVKLLVKFGADIRLANRDGWSALHIAAFGGHQDIVLYLITKAKYAGSGR, encoded by the coding sequence ATGAGCCAGGCCGAGCTGTCCACCTGCTCGGCGCCGCAGACGCAGCGCATCTTCCAGGAGGCCGTGCGCAAGGGCAACACGCAGGAGCTGCAGTCGCTGCTGCAGAACATGACCAACTGCGAGTTCAACGTGAACTCGTTCGGGCCTGAGGGCCAGACGGCGCTGCACCAGTCGGTCATCGACGGCAACCTGGAGCTCGTGAAGCTGCTGGTCAAGTTCGGCGCCGACATCCGCCTGGCCAACCGCGACGGCTGGAGCGCGCTGCACATCGCCGCGTTCGGCGGCCACCAGGACATCGTGCTCTATCTCATCACCAAGGCCAAGTACGCGGGCAGCGGCCGGTGA